The following proteins are co-located in the Pseudomonas cavernae genome:
- a CDS encoding WbqC family protein, whose product MKKIAILQSNYIPWKGYFDMIAAVDEFIIYDDMQFTKNDWRNRNKIKTPKGLEWISIPVGQNIERRIREVTIPDCRWQQKHWRTLEANYRRAPFFQEIATWLEPLYLQASHENLSALNRSFIEGICYYLGITTKISNSWDYNLIDGKTERLADLCTQAGGSEYISGPAAKDYIDGKYFSERNIKLTWFDYAGYTEYPQLWGDFSQGVSILDLLFNCGTASPRYMRYITR is encoded by the coding sequence ATGAAGAAAATAGCAATTCTCCAGTCTAACTATATCCCATGGAAGGGTTATTTTGACATGATCGCAGCGGTGGACGAATTCATCATTTATGATGATATGCAGTTTACCAAAAATGATTGGCGAAATCGGAATAAAATTAAAACTCCAAAGGGTCTTGAGTGGATCAGTATTCCGGTAGGTCAAAACATTGAAAGACGAATTCGTGAAGTTACGATTCCTGATTGTCGTTGGCAACAAAAGCATTGGCGTACATTAGAGGCTAATTATCGTCGTGCTCCATTTTTCCAAGAGATTGCGACGTGGTTGGAGCCGCTTTATCTTCAGGCTTCTCATGAGAATCTATCTGCACTCAATCGTAGTTTTATTGAGGGTATTTGCTATTATCTCGGAATTACGACAAAAATAAGTAACTCATGGGACTATAACTTAATAGATGGTAAGACCGAAAGATTGGCCGATTTATGTACTCAGGCCGGTGGTAGTGAATATATTTCTGGCCCGGCTGCTAAAGACTATATCGACGGTAAATATTTTAGCGAGCGCAACATAAAGCTGACTTGGTTTGACTATGCCGGATACACTGAATATCCCCAGCTATGGGGTGATTTCAGTCAAGGCGTGAGCATATTAGATTTGCTGTTCAACTGTGGAACAGCGTCACCTCGATACATGAGATATATTACAAGATGA
- a CDS encoding acetyltransferase produces the protein MELIIYGGGSFAKLMRHYFESDADCKVVAYCLDRDYILEPMIDGLPVVPFEDVEIAFPPKQYSMFVAIGYSNMRNRVSMYQKAKNKKYRMPNYISKSAVIDPTTVIGDNNAILQAVQIEPFVQVGDNNIVWSSSNICHDVIIGSHSFIAAKSTVGGFSRLGNNCFLGFNSTIAQCLFISDECLVGACSLVLSSTKAFSKNIGIPAKEVAFHFEEGIKIK, from the coding sequence ATGGAGTTAATAATTTATGGTGGCGGAAGTTTTGCAAAGCTCATGAGGCACTATTTTGAGAGCGATGCTGATTGTAAAGTGGTCGCTTACTGTCTGGATCGCGATTATATTCTAGAGCCTATGATAGATGGATTGCCAGTTGTTCCTTTTGAAGATGTTGAGATCGCTTTTCCGCCTAAGCAGTATAGTATGTTTGTTGCTATTGGTTACTCAAATATGCGGAATAGGGTTTCGATGTACCAGAAGGCTAAAAATAAAAAATATAGAATGCCAAATTATATTAGTAAAAGTGCAGTGATCGATCCGACAACTGTTATTGGTGATAATAACGCAATCTTGCAGGCGGTGCAGATTGAGCCGTTTGTGCAAGTTGGAGACAATAATATTGTCTGGTCGTCTTCAAATATTTGTCACGACGTAATTATTGGAAGTCATTCGTTCATTGCGGCAAAGTCAACTGTAGGTGGGTTTTCGCGCTTGGGTAATAATTGTTTTTTGGGATTTAATTCAACAATTGCCCAGTGTTTATTTATTTCTGATGAATGTCTTGTTGGCGCATGCTCTTTAGTCCTTTCGAGCACCAAAGCGTTCTCGAAAAATATCGGTATTCCGGCAAAAGAAGTGGCGTTTCATTTTGAAGAAGGAATAAAGATAAAATGA
- the rfbA gene encoding glucose-1-phosphate thymidylyltransferase RfbA, translating into MKGIILAGGSGTRLYPITKGVSKQLLPIYDKPMVYYPLSVLMLAGIRDILLISTPEDIGGFQRLLGDGSEFGIKLSYAVQPSPDGLAQAFIIGEEFIGQDSVCLVLGDNIFYGQGFSPMLRAAAAREKGATVFGYQVKDPERFGVVEFDADKRAISIEEKPLKPKSHYAVTGLYFYGNDVVQIAKEVKPSARGELEITSINQVYLERGDLNVELLGRGFAWLDTGTHESLLEAAHFVETIEKRQGYKVACLEEIAFNNGWLNKEDLQRIGHSLSKNCYGKYLLSLVNLK; encoded by the coding sequence ATGAAAGGCATCATCCTCGCCGGTGGCTCCGGCACTCGTCTATACCCCATCACCAAGGGTGTGTCCAAGCAGCTGTTGCCGATCTACGACAAGCCGATGGTCTATTACCCGCTGTCGGTACTGATGCTCGCCGGGATTCGCGACATCCTGCTGATCAGCACCCCGGAAGACATCGGCGGCTTCCAGCGCCTGCTGGGCGATGGCAGTGAGTTCGGCATTAAGCTTAGCTATGCCGTGCAGCCCAGTCCGGACGGGCTAGCGCAAGCCTTTATCATTGGTGAAGAGTTCATCGGCCAGGACAGCGTGTGCCTCGTGCTGGGCGACAATATTTTCTATGGCCAAGGCTTCAGCCCCATGCTGCGTGCGGCAGCTGCCCGCGAGAAGGGCGCCACCGTGTTCGGCTACCAGGTCAAGGACCCGGAGCGCTTCGGCGTGGTGGAATTCGACGCTGACAAGCGCGCCATCTCCATCGAGGAAAAACCGCTCAAACCCAAATCCCATTACGCCGTCACCGGCCTGTACTTCTACGGCAACGATGTGGTGCAAATTGCCAAAGAGGTGAAACCATCCGCTCGTGGCGAGTTAGAAATTACCAGCATTAACCAGGTCTACCTGGAACGTGGCGACCTGAACGTCGAACTGCTTGGCCGTGGCTTCGCCTGGTTGGACACCGGCACCCACGAAAGCCTGTTGGAAGCCGCCCATTTCGTGGAAACCATTGAGAAGCGCCAAGGCTACAAGGTGGCTTGCTTGGAAGAAATTGCATTCAATAATGGTTGGTTGAACAAGGAAGACCTGCAGCGTATTGGTCACTCGCTGAGCAAGAACTGTTATGGTAAATATTTATTATCGTTGGTTAATCTAAAGTAA
- the rfbB gene encoding dTDP-glucose 4,6-dehydratase, whose product MKILVTGGAGFIGSAVIRHIICNTSDSVVNLDKLTYAGNLESLAAVNGSERYAFEQVDICDRAEVERVFCEYRPDAVMHLAAESHVDRSIDGPAAFIETNIVGTYTLLEVVRQYWQSLDDRGKAAFRFHHISTDEVYGDLENPEELFTETTPYAPSSPYSASKASSDHLVRAWRRTYGLPTLVTNCSNNYGPYHFPEKLIPLMILNALEGKPLPVYGKGNQVRDWLYVEDHARALYKVLTEGQIGEAYNIGGHNEKQNIEVVHTLCDLLDELRPDSAFAPHASLITHVQDRPGHDLRYAIDASKIHHELGWVPEETFESGIRKTVEWYLNNLEWCRRVQDGSYQRERLGTTE is encoded by the coding sequence ATGAAAATTTTAGTTACAGGTGGAGCTGGTTTTATTGGATCCGCCGTCATTCGTCACATCATTTGCAACACCAGCGATAGCGTGGTCAATCTCGACAAGCTGACCTATGCCGGCAACCTCGAATCACTAGCTGCAGTCAACGGCAGCGAGCGCTATGCCTTCGAGCAGGTGGATATCTGCGATCGTGCCGAAGTCGAACGGGTGTTCTGCGAGTACCGGCCGGATGCGGTGATGCACCTGGCTGCGGAAAGCCACGTGGACCGCTCCATCGACGGCCCGGCGGCGTTCATCGAGACCAATATTGTTGGCACCTATACCTTGCTGGAAGTCGTCCGCCAGTACTGGCAAAGCCTGGACGACCGCGGCAAGGCCGCCTTCCGTTTTCACCATATCTCCACCGACGAGGTGTATGGCGATCTGGAAAACCCTGAAGAACTGTTCACCGAAACCACGCCTTACGCGCCCAGCTCGCCGTACTCAGCCAGTAAGGCCAGCTCTGACCATCTAGTGCGCGCTTGGCGTCGTACCTACGGGCTGCCCACGCTGGTCACCAACTGCTCGAACAACTACGGCCCCTATCATTTCCCCGAAAAGCTTATTCCGCTGATGATCCTCAACGCCCTGGAAGGCAAGCCACTGCCGGTGTATGGCAAGGGCAACCAGGTACGAGACTGGTTGTACGTTGAGGACCACGCACGCGCCTTATACAAGGTGCTGACCGAAGGCCAGATCGGCGAGGCCTACAACATTGGCGGACACAACGAGAAGCAGAACATCGAAGTGGTACATACCCTCTGCGACCTGCTCGATGAATTGCGCCCTGACTCCGCTTTTGCGCCGCACGCCTCACTTATCACACACGTCCAGGACCGCCCCGGCCACGACCTACGCTACGCCATCGACGCCAGCAAAATCCATCACGAACTAGGTTGGGTGCCCGAGGAAACCTTCGAATCCGGTATCCGTAAGACCGTCGAGTGGTACCTGAACAATCTGGAATGGTGCCGCCGAGTACAGGACGGCAGCTATCAGCGCGAACGCCTAGGCACTACTGAATAA
- a CDS encoding MBL fold metallo-hydrolase RNA specificity domain-containing protein, whose translation MKIARSVIVVGGNGMCSSGRIVNYLKAMRHDLRHNVLLRQAGFQAYGPIGGYVVLDEQRYDIRAQVHTIGGYSFHADQKGLVNFVTRMRAWTSGVRIVDGEPQAKQRLAEMLSSKCKGRKRFVDAVIPS comes from the coding sequence ATGAAAATCGCTCGTTCGGTCATCGTCGTTGGAGGGAACGGAATGTGCAGCAGCGGCCGAATCGTCAATTATCTGAAAGCCATGCGGCACGACCTGCGACACAATGTGCTCTTACGCCAGGCTGGGTTCCAAGCCTACGGCCCGATCGGCGGTTACGTGGTACTGGACGAACAACGCTATGACATCCGGGCTCAAGTCCATACCATAGGTGGCTATTCGTTCCATGCGGACCAGAAAGGCCTAGTGAATTTTGTTACGCGAATGCGCGCATGGACGTCAGGCGTGCGGATTGTGGATGGCGAGCCTCAGGCCAAGCAACGGTTAGCCGAAATGCTGTCCAGCAAGTGCAAGGGCAGAAAAAGGTTCGTAGATGCTGTTATCCCAAGCTAG
- a CDS encoding LPS O-antigen chain length determinant protein WzzB — MTDNAYPRDAHRNDEIDLVELLQDLWRQRWLIVLVTVLATACAAGYAFLSKPVYESRTYLLPPSLSNIAGLNLGRRESGLELFTVDRVYAVFTRNLQAEEATRRFFKTVYLPSLSEEDRQGSQDRLYERFGKAFSIKAPDKVQPERYSLVVQSHDPALAVEWAKRYIDEVSKQSRDEVLENARREIEVIGSGLQQHIKSLRVAAKTRREDRITQLKESLKVAEAIGLENPPVIGGQDAEQISAFMAGGLTYMRGAKALRAELKELEGRTSDDPFIPELRNLEEAYDRYTNMQADPAKVAVFRQDGETEIPDDPIKPKKALILALGAVLGGMLGLFIALIRLMLKKRSAAA, encoded by the coding sequence GTGACTGATAATGCTTACCCTCGCGACGCGCACAGGAATGATGAAATTGATCTGGTCGAGCTTCTGCAAGACCTCTGGAGGCAAAGGTGGCTGATTGTGCTGGTGACCGTTCTGGCAACCGCATGCGCTGCCGGATATGCCTTTCTTAGCAAGCCTGTGTACGAGTCGCGAACCTATTTGTTGCCGCCATCGTTGAGCAATATTGCAGGGCTTAACCTGGGGCGCAGAGAGAGCGGGCTCGAGCTATTCACAGTGGATAGAGTCTATGCAGTATTCACCCGTAACCTGCAGGCAGAAGAAGCCACCCGTCGCTTCTTCAAGACGGTCTATTTGCCCTCGCTAAGTGAAGAGGATCGCCAAGGATCGCAGGATCGACTTTACGAACGCTTTGGTAAGGCTTTCAGCATCAAGGCTCCGGATAAGGTTCAGCCAGAACGTTATTCACTGGTGGTGCAAAGCCACGACCCCGCTCTGGCTGTCGAATGGGCTAAACGCTATATAGACGAGGTGAGCAAGCAATCGCGCGATGAGGTTTTGGAGAACGCCCGTCGCGAGATCGAAGTGATTGGCTCTGGCCTCCAGCAGCACATCAAATCCTTGCGGGTTGCTGCCAAGACTCGTCGAGAAGACCGAATCACCCAGCTCAAAGAGTCGCTGAAAGTGGCTGAGGCGATAGGGCTAGAGAATCCGCCTGTCATCGGTGGGCAAGACGCAGAACAAATTTCTGCATTCATGGCGGGTGGTCTGACCTATATGCGCGGTGCTAAGGCGCTGCGCGCAGAGCTGAAGGAGCTGGAAGGGCGTACTTCGGATGATCCCTTCATCCCCGAGCTGCGTAATCTCGAGGAGGCGTACGACCGATACACCAACATGCAGGCAGATCCCGCAAAGGTTGCTGTCTTCCGTCAGGATGGTGAGACCGAAATTCCTGATGACCCCATCAAGCCCAAGAAGGCATTGATTCTGGCGCTCGGTGCTGTTCTTGGCGGCATGCTTGGTCTCTTCATCGCTCTGATTCGTCTGATGCTCAAAAAACGTTCAGCCGCAGCCTAA